A genomic segment from Pseudomonas mendocina encodes:
- a CDS encoding alpha-hydroxy acid oxidase, translating into MKRRLYPGRDFRRAQNIEELRQMARRRLPNFSFEYVEGGADDEFTLGRNRSIFESVTLQPRTLRDVGQRSLERSFFGRASQLPFMVGPTGFNGLLTRDGDLHLARAAGDAGIPFVLSNASTTSIEDIAAVDGVRAWMQIYLYRTRDHVAKLVERVKRLNLEAIVVTTDSAIFGNREWDKRNYAKPLQLDLRNRLDVLRHPEWIWDVLVPDGVPRFRNLGDLLPPGKDSVKGAASALAAELDPTLSWDDIAWLRDIWPGKLIVKGMIHPDDARLALQYGVDGVVLSNHGGRQLDGAVSALETLPEVARINQGRMEIFLDGGFRRGSDIAKALLLGASGVLIGRAGLYGLAAGKGPGAAHAIGILRTELDRTLGLLGCSSLEELTPDLIHAPHWRALAERIRA; encoded by the coding sequence ATGAAACGACGCCTTTATCCGGGGCGCGATTTTCGTCGTGCGCAGAACATCGAAGAGCTGCGCCAGATGGCCCGCCGCCGCCTGCCCAACTTCTCCTTCGAGTACGTCGAAGGCGGGGCGGACGATGAATTCACACTGGGGCGCAATCGCTCGATCTTCGAGAGCGTGACCCTGCAACCGCGCACCTTGCGTGACGTCGGTCAGCGCAGCCTGGAGCGCAGCTTCTTCGGCCGCGCTTCGCAATTGCCGTTCATGGTCGGGCCCACCGGCTTCAACGGTCTGCTGACGCGCGACGGCGACCTGCACCTGGCGCGTGCCGCTGGGGATGCCGGCATTCCCTTCGTACTGAGCAATGCTTCGACCACTTCCATCGAGGACATCGCCGCAGTCGACGGCGTGCGTGCCTGGATGCAGATCTACCTGTACCGCACCCGCGACCATGTGGCCAAACTGGTCGAGCGGGTGAAACGGCTGAACCTGGAAGCCATCGTGGTGACCACCGACAGCGCCATCTTCGGCAATCGCGAGTGGGACAAGCGCAACTACGCCAAACCGCTGCAGCTGGACCTGCGCAACCGCCTCGATGTGTTGCGTCACCCCGAGTGGATCTGGGACGTGCTGGTGCCCGATGGCGTACCGCGCTTTCGCAACCTCGGCGACCTGCTGCCGCCCGGCAAGGACTCGGTGAAGGGCGCTGCCAGCGCACTGGCCGCCGAACTCGACCCGACCCTGAGCTGGGACGATATCGCCTGGTTGCGAGACATCTGGCCCGGCAAGCTGATCGTCAAGGGCATGATCCACCCGGATGACGCGCGCCTGGCGCTGCAGTACGGCGTCGACGGCGTGGTGCTGTCCAACCACGGCGGGCGCCAGCTCGATGGTGCGGTGTCGGCGCTGGAGACGCTGCCTGAGGTGGCGCGCATCAACCAGGGACGGATGGAGATTTTCCTCGATGGTGGGTTCCGTCGTGGCAGCGACATCGCCAAGGCCCTGCTGCTGGGCGCCAGCGGCGTGCTGATCGGTCGCGCCGGCCTATACGGCCTGGCCGCCGGCAAGGGACCGGGCGCGGCGCATGCTATCGGCATCCTGCGCACCGAGCTGGATCGCACCCTGGGCCTGCTCGGCTGCAGCAGCCTGGAGGAACTGACCCCCGACCTGATCCACGCGCCGCACTGGCGTGCGCTGGCCGAGCGCATCCGCGCCTAG
- a CDS encoding IlvD/Edd family dehydratase: protein MTDKRPLRSAQWFGSADKNGFMYRSWMKNQGIPDHEFQGKPIIGICNTWSELTPCNAHFRKIAEHVKQGVLEAGGYPLEFPVFSNGESNLRPTAMLTRNLASMDVEEAIRGNPIDAVVLLTGCDKTTPALLMGAASCDVPAIVVTGGPMLNGKHQGKDIGSGTVVWQLSEEVKAGKISIHDFMAAEAGMSRSAGTCNTMGTASTMACMAEALGTSLPHNAAIPAVDSRRYVLAHLSGMRIVEMVHEDLRLSKILTREAFENAIRLNAAIGGSTNAVIHLKAIAGRMGVELELDDWTRVGRGTPTIVDLQPSGRFLMEEFYYAGGLPAVIRRLGENGLLPNPQALTANGKNLWENCKDAPIYGDDEVIRQLDNPLRADGGICVLRGNLAPKGAVLKPSAASPELMQHRGRAVVFEDFDDYKARINDPQLDVDETCVLVMKNCGPKGYPGMAEVGNMGLPPKVLAKGITDMVRISDARMSGTAYGTVVLHVAPEAAAGGPLAVVRNGDFIELDCANGRLHLDIPEAELQARLAAWQQPQGLLWDGGYRRLYVDHVLQADEGCDFDFLVGCRGSAVPRHSH from the coding sequence ATGACAGACAAACGCCCCCTCCGCTCCGCCCAGTGGTTCGGCAGCGCCGACAAGAATGGCTTCATGTACCGCAGCTGGATGAAGAACCAGGGCATTCCGGACCATGAGTTTCAGGGCAAGCCGATCATCGGCATCTGCAATACCTGGTCCGAACTGACCCCCTGCAATGCACACTTTCGCAAGATCGCCGAGCACGTCAAACAGGGCGTACTCGAAGCCGGTGGCTACCCTCTGGAGTTCCCGGTGTTCTCCAACGGGGAGTCGAACCTGCGCCCGACCGCCATGCTCACCCGCAACCTGGCCAGCATGGATGTCGAGGAAGCGATCCGGGGCAACCCGATAGACGCCGTGGTCCTGCTGACCGGCTGCGACAAGACCACGCCGGCATTGTTGATGGGTGCAGCGAGCTGCGACGTCCCGGCCATCGTCGTAACCGGCGGCCCCATGCTCAATGGCAAGCATCAGGGCAAGGACATCGGTTCCGGCACGGTGGTCTGGCAGCTCAGCGAAGAGGTCAAGGCCGGCAAGATCTCGATCCATGATTTCATGGCCGCCGAGGCGGGCATGTCGCGCTCGGCGGGCACCTGCAACACCATGGGCACGGCCTCGACCATGGCCTGCATGGCTGAAGCCCTGGGCACCTCGCTGCCACACAACGCGGCCATTCCTGCGGTCGACTCACGACGCTATGTGCTGGCTCACCTGTCGGGCATGCGCATCGTCGAAATGGTCCATGAAGACCTGCGCCTGTCGAAGATTCTGACTCGCGAAGCATTCGAGAACGCGATTCGGCTCAATGCTGCAATCGGTGGTTCGACCAACGCGGTGATCCACCTCAAGGCCATCGCCGGGCGTATGGGCGTCGAGCTGGAGCTGGACGACTGGACCCGCGTGGGGCGTGGCACGCCGACCATCGTCGACCTGCAGCCTTCCGGCCGCTTCCTGATGGAGGAGTTCTACTACGCCGGCGGCCTGCCTGCCGTCATTCGCCGACTCGGCGAGAACGGCCTGCTGCCCAACCCGCAGGCGCTGACGGCCAATGGCAAGAACCTGTGGGAAAACTGCAAGGATGCGCCGATCTATGGCGACGATGAGGTGATCCGTCAGCTCGACAATCCATTGCGCGCCGATGGCGGTATCTGTGTGCTACGCGGCAACCTCGCGCCCAAGGGAGCGGTGCTGAAGCCCTCGGCAGCGAGCCCGGAACTGATGCAACACCGCGGCCGCGCGGTGGTCTTCGAGGACTTCGACGACTACAAAGCGCGGATCAATGACCCGCAACTGGACGTCGATGAAACCTGCGTTCTGGTCATGAAGAACTGCGGCCCCAAGGGTTATCCGGGCATGGCGGAAGTCGGCAACATGGGCCTACCACCCAAGGTTCTGGCCAAGGGCATCACCGACATGGTGCGTATCTCCGACGCCCGCATGAGCGGAACCGCCTATGGCACCGTGGTACTGCACGTAGCCCCGGAGGCTGCGGCTGGAGGCCCATTGGCGGTGGTACGCAACGGTGACTTCATCGAGCTCGATTGCGCCAACGGGCGCCTGCATCTGGACATCCCCGAAGCGGAACTGCAGGCGCGCCTGGCAGCCTGGCAGCAACCACAGGGCCTGCTCTGGGACGGTGGCTACCGCCGCCTCTACGTCGACCATGTGCTGCAGGCCGACGAAGGCTGCGATTTCGACTTTCTGGTTGGCTGCCGCGGCTCCGCCGTGCCGCGACATTCGCACTGA
- a CDS encoding TRAP transporter large permease, with the protein MSIEIATYLIIFAIFGLLILGLPLAYVTGLVAAIFTLGWFGPMAVPLVASRMFGFITEYSLVAVPMFVFMAGLLDRSGLARDLFNSMRFFAGRLPGGVAVQTLVVAFFLAAISGIIGGEIVLLGLLALPQMLRLGYDKRIAIGVVCAGGSLGTMVPPSIVLIIYGLIASVSIADLFKAAVVPAFLLMGCYMIYVVVMCTRYPQMGGANLEQDSHTPRLTVAEAFSGMFYPVAIAGLVLGSIYGGIASVTEAAAMGALGVLLAVIVRGEFSVKLLQGSLTQTLETCGMIVWIGIGAACLVGVYNLMGGNRFVSSAITGLDVAPFVIILVMMLIFLVLGMILDWIGIAMLCLPIFVPIVVQLGYDPVWFGILFAVSMQVSYISPPFGPAAFYLKSVAPPDISLTDIFRSMVPFIFIQLFVLGLLLYMPALSTWLL; encoded by the coding sequence ATGAGCATTGAAATCGCAACTTATCTGATCATTTTTGCCATCTTCGGCCTGCTGATACTGGGCCTGCCCCTGGCCTATGTCACCGGCCTGGTAGCGGCGATCTTTACCCTGGGCTGGTTCGGCCCGATGGCCGTGCCCCTGGTCGCCAGTCGCATGTTCGGCTTCATCACCGAATACTCCCTGGTCGCCGTTCCCATGTTCGTTTTCATGGCCGGGCTGCTCGACCGCTCCGGCCTGGCCCGGGACCTGTTCAACTCGATGCGTTTCTTCGCGGGCCGCCTGCCGGGCGGGGTCGCGGTACAGACCTTGGTCGTGGCGTTCTTCCTGGCCGCCATCTCCGGAATCATCGGCGGTGAGATCGTCCTGCTAGGTCTGCTGGCACTGCCGCAGATGCTGCGCCTGGGTTACGACAAACGCATCGCCATCGGTGTGGTATGTGCAGGTGGCTCGCTCGGCACTATGGTGCCGCCATCGATCGTACTGATCATCTATGGCCTGATCGCCAGCGTCTCGATCGCCGACCTGTTCAAGGCTGCGGTAGTGCCGGCGTTTCTGCTGATGGGTTGCTACATGATTTACGTGGTGGTGATGTGTACGCGCTATCCGCAGATGGGCGGCGCCAATCTCGAACAGGATAGTCATACCCCACGCCTCACGGTCGCCGAGGCTTTCAGCGGCATGTTCTACCCGGTGGCCATTGCCGGTCTGGTACTCGGCAGCATCTACGGCGGTATCGCCTCGGTCACCGAGGCCGCAGCCATGGGTGCGCTGGGCGTACTGCTTGCGGTGATCGTGCGTGGAGAGTTCAGCGTCAAATTGCTTCAGGGCAGCCTGACCCAAACGCTGGAAACCTGCGGGATGATCGTCTGGATAGGCATCGGTGCAGCCTGCCTGGTCGGGGTCTACAACCTGATGGGCGGCAACCGCTTCGTCTCCTCGGCGATCACCGGCCTGGATGTAGCGCCCTTCGTCATCATCCTGGTGATGATGCTGATTTTCCTGGTGCTGGGCATGATCCTCGACTGGATCGGCATCGCCATGCTCTGCCTGCCGATCTTCGTGCCGATTGTCGTGCAACTCGGCTACGACCCGGTGTGGTTCGGCATCCTCTTCGCCGTGAGCATGCAGGTGTCGTACATCTCGCCCCCATTCGGCCCGGCAGCCTTCTACCTGAAAAGCGTGGCCCCACCGGACATCAGCCTCACCGACATCTTCAGGTCGATGGTGCCGTTCATCTTCATCCAGCTGTTCGTCCTCGGCCTGTTGCTTTACATGCCGGCGCTCTCGACCTGGCTGCTGTAA
- a CDS encoding TRAP transporter small permease subunit, translated as MFLVATIFALGGPYALATNRHIQIRILLDRLSPQKRSWLDLLNLVLGILFCLAIGYAAWVLAFNATHAPDGSWRLETSGSSWNPPLPAFIKIIILVSIALMALQQVVRISQHWRKNP; from the coding sequence ATGTTCCTGGTCGCGACCATCTTCGCCCTGGGCGGGCCTTATGCGCTGGCGACCAACAGGCATATCCAGATTCGCATCCTGCTCGACCGCCTTTCGCCGCAAAAGCGCTCCTGGCTGGATCTGCTGAACCTGGTCCTGGGCATCCTCTTCTGCCTGGCCATCGGCTACGCCGCCTGGGTTCTGGCTTTCAACGCCACCCATGCACCGGACGGCAGCTGGCGCCTGGAAACCTCAGGCTCCTCCTGGAACCCGCCGCTACCCGCCTTCATCAAGATCATCATCCTGGTCTCGATTGCCCTCATGGCGCTGCAGCAGGTCGTACGCATCAGCCAGCACTGGCGCAAGAACCCATGA
- a CDS encoding TRAP transporter substrate-binding protein has product MKLTTTPYRLGKGLAALALILSSTSALAKEEWKFQINVNAGDDEFRIAQEWAKSVGEKTNGEILIEVMPTGTIVGNNETLDAVGAGIIQGHMTDPGYFSGKNPAFAVYGNMVGAWSDTSTFLDYMRNGGEDGYNRLVEPYNVHLIRAGAVGVESLITKRRIEKLDDFKGLKVRAPEGMVSNAFKLIGAAPVNLPTSEVYTALEKGVIDAADYTVFATNYQQGYHKYAPFAIYPGFHSMPMKDISINKATWDGLSDEQKRILEESVDAFTAQLIGDLQTKDEEQVAIAKQKGDVTLTTLPAEELKKFRQIARAEWSAWRDRSPEAKEAVDSIQAYLQSKGLL; this is encoded by the coding sequence ATGAAACTCACTACAACCCCTTACCGCCTAGGCAAGGGCCTCGCTGCCCTGGCTTTGATCCTGAGTTCGACCAGCGCACTGGCGAAAGAGGAATGGAAGTTCCAGATCAACGTCAATGCCGGCGATGACGAATTCCGCATCGCCCAGGAATGGGCCAAGAGCGTCGGCGAAAAGACCAATGGCGAAATCCTCATCGAGGTGATGCCAACCGGCACCATCGTTGGCAACAACGAGACCCTGGACGCCGTCGGCGCCGGCATCATCCAGGGCCACATGACCGACCCCGGCTACTTCTCCGGCAAGAATCCGGCCTTCGCCGTCTACGGCAACATGGTCGGTGCCTGGAGCGATACCTCGACTTTCCTCGATTACATGCGCAACGGCGGTGAGGACGGTTACAACCGCCTGGTCGAGCCCTACAACGTGCACTTGATCCGCGCCGGTGCCGTTGGCGTCGAGTCGCTGATCACCAAGCGGCGCATCGAAAAACTCGACGACTTCAAGGGCCTCAAGGTCCGGGCCCCGGAAGGCATGGTCTCGAACGCCTTCAAGCTGATCGGCGCAGCACCGGTGAACCTGCCGACCTCCGAGGTCTACACGGCACTGGAAAAGGGCGTGATCGATGCCGCCGACTACACCGTGTTCGCCACCAACTATCAGCAGGGCTACCACAAGTACGCTCCTTTCGCGATTTACCCCGGCTTCCATTCGATGCCGATGAAGGACATCTCCATCAACAAGGCCACCTGGGATGGGCTCAGCGACGAGCAGAAGCGCATTCTCGAAGAGTCGGTGGATGCCTTCACCGCCCAGTTGATCGGAGACCTGCAGACCAAGGACGAAGAGCAGGTGGCAATCGCCAAGCAGAAAGGCGACGTGACCCTGACCACGCTCCCAGCCGAAGAGCTGAAGAAATTCCGCCAGATTGCCCGCGCCGAGTGGAGCGCCTGGCGTGACCGCAGCCCTGAGGCCAAGGAAGCCGTCGACTCGATCCAGGCCTACCTGCAGAGCAAAGGCCTGCTCTGA
- a CDS encoding LysR substrate-binding domain-containing protein — protein MKPLNSSWFVRARLKSRHIPLLVALGDTGNLNRAAEGLGISQPAISKLLKELEDGLEVALFERHARGVVPTLYGEAMIRHARRIQTSLEDAFDEVCAMRGGQRGHVRIGTILTPCAELLPELTRRVKQSHPNLELSIRTGSSLDLMAILNDGELDFLVARFFADSAQTGMCFEPLYKEPLCVCARAGLINHVLSREDLHAADWVLPPSGSVLRHEFDALFQHVGMYPPSKVVNAENLLMVTTLLEQNDMLTVLPREVVAHYARYGMLAIAELDAGIEEDLNRNLMAYGIITKNEELLSPAARSVLALLRESAQLLPTVERSAV, from the coding sequence ATGAAACCTCTCAATAGCAGTTGGTTTGTCCGGGCCCGGCTGAAGAGCCGGCACATTCCCCTGTTGGTGGCGCTGGGTGATACCGGCAACCTAAATCGTGCCGCCGAAGGTCTGGGTATCTCCCAGCCGGCCATCTCCAAGCTGCTCAAGGAGCTCGAGGATGGCCTGGAAGTAGCGCTGTTCGAGCGACATGCCCGTGGCGTGGTGCCGACGCTCTATGGCGAGGCGATGATCCGTCATGCACGGAGAATCCAGACCAGCCTCGAGGATGCCTTCGATGAAGTCTGTGCGATGCGCGGTGGGCAACGCGGGCATGTGCGCATCGGCACCATCCTCACCCCCTGTGCCGAGCTGCTTCCGGAGCTGACGCGACGAGTCAAACAGAGCCATCCGAATCTGGAGTTGAGTATTCGTACCGGGTCGAGCCTCGATCTGATGGCGATCCTCAACGATGGCGAGCTGGATTTCCTGGTTGCGCGGTTCTTTGCCGACAGTGCCCAGACCGGCATGTGCTTCGAGCCCTTGTACAAGGAACCACTGTGCGTCTGTGCGCGGGCAGGACTGATCAACCATGTACTGTCGCGCGAGGACCTGCACGCTGCCGATTGGGTGCTGCCGCCGTCCGGTAGTGTGCTGCGGCATGAGTTCGATGCTCTCTTCCAGCACGTCGGCATGTACCCGCCGAGCAAGGTGGTGAATGCCGAAAACCTGTTGATGGTGACCACGCTGCTGGAGCAGAACGACATGCTGACCGTGCTGCCGCGCGAAGTGGTGGCGCACTACGCACGCTACGGCATGCTGGCGATCGCCGAACTGGATGCTGGAATAGAGGAGGACCTCAATCGCAACCTGATGGCCTACGGCATCATCACCAAGAACGAGGAGCTGCTGTCTCCTGCTGCCAGGAGCGTGCTGGCGCTGTTGCGCGAGAGCGCGCAGCTGTTGCCGACGGTGGAGCGGTCGGCAGTCTGA